DNA from Bacteroidota bacterium:
CGAGTGGGTGACGGTGTCGGTCTCGCGCGCCGTCGAGACGGCCGGCGGGACGCCGCTCGAAGGCTACGCCTACAGCTTCTGGATCCGCACCGCCCCGGCCTCGATGAACCTCAGCGAAGCCGGGCAGCTCTCGACGCGGCTGCCGCGCGAGCCGCGCATCCAGTCCTACGGTGCCTACGGCGGCGACCTCGACGGCGACGGCTGGAGCGACCTTGCGATCCCCAACGAGCAGTCCAACGACCTCCGTGTCTTTCTCAACGACGGCGCGGGCGGCTACGACGGCTTCGTGATCCACCCGCTCCCGAACAGCTCGGTCCCGAGCACGAACGAGGGCGGCGACTTCAACGGGGACGGCCTCACCGACCTCGCCGTGGGCAACATCGGCAACGACCAGGTGAGCGTGATGATCGGCGACGGCGAGGGTGGCTTCAGCGAGGGTACGGGCTTCGAAGCCGACAGCGGCGTGCGCGGCCTGTGCGTGCTCGACCTCGACGGGGACGGCCGCGACGACCTCGTGACGGCGAACCGGTCGGCGGGCACGGTGACGGTCCTGCGCGGCCTCGGCGACGGCACCTTCGAAGACCCCGTCTTCGTCGAGACCGGGACCGACGGCGAGACGGCCTGCGCCGCCGCCGACGCCAACGGCGACGGCTTCACCGACGTGTTCATCGGGGCCTTCGGCAGCGGCGAGATCACGACCCTCCTCAGCGACGGCGAGGGCGGCCTCTCGGTCGGGTCGCAGGTGCAGACCGGCACCGACCCCTGGATGCTCGCCGTGGGTGACCTCAACGGCGACGGGCACGTCGATGTGGTCTCGTCGGCCGCAGCGTTTTCGAGCCCCTACAACGTGGTCGCGCTCCTCGGCGACGGCGCGGGCGGCCTCGGCGCGCCGGACCGCTACCGCTTCGGGCGCTTCAGCGTCGCCATCGACCTGGGCGACGTGGACGGCGACGGCGACCTCGACATGGTGTCGAGCAACTTCTCGAGCCGCGACTTCGACCTCTTCGAGAACCTCGGCGACGGCTCCTTCGCCGAGCCCGTCTCGTACGCCGTCTCCTCGACCGGGGCCGGCTCCTGCGCCGTCTTCCACGACCGCGACAACGACGGCGACCTCGACATGACCGGGATCGACGAACTGGACGACATCCTCTACTTCTACGAAAACCCCGGCACCACCGACGCCGAGGCCGGTCCTGACGCGGCGTTCGACCTCTCACTCTATCCGAATCCGACCGGGGACCAGGCCGCGCTCGACCTCGCGCTGCCGGTGTCCGGCGCGGTGACCGTCCGCGTGCTCGACGCGCTCGGCCGGATCGTTTTCGCCCGCGATGCCGGCGTGCTCGGGGCGGGTCCGCACACGCTCCGCGTGCCCACGCGCGGGCTCGTCAGCGGCACGTACCTCGTCCTGGTGGAGACGGCGGCCGGGACCGTGTCGCGGAGGCTCACCCTGACCCGCTAGCGCCGTGCGTCTCGGCCTGCGCCCCGACAGCGTCCCCGAGCGCGCCGCGCTCGCCCTCGGCCTCGTGCCGACGCCATTTCTCCACACGCACCCGACGCTCCTGCTGGCGCGGGCGCTGATGGCGGCGGTCGAGCACGGCCTCTTCGAATCTCTCGCCGACGGGCCACAGCCCGCCCCGGAGGTCGCCCGTGCCTGCGGGACGCACCCAGCCGCGACTGAGGCACTGCTCGACGCGCTCGTCGGGGCCGGCTACCTGGAGCGGCGGGGCGAGGGCTACGCGCTCCGGCCGGTCGCCCGGCGGTGGCTGCTGCCCGAGAGCCCCTGCTCGCTCGTCGACAGCATCCGGTTTCGGGCGCTCGAGTGGGACTGGATCGCGCGCCTCGACGACTTCCTCGTGACCGGCGAACCGCTCGACTTCCACCAGGCGATGTCGGAGGAGGAGTGGGGCTTGTACCAGCGCGGGATGCTGGCCCTCGCTCGCCTCGCCGTGCCCGAGACCGTCCGCCGAGCGCCCGTACCCGACGGGGCTCGCACTCTGCTCGACCTCGGCGGCTCGCACGGCGCGTTCGCCTCCGCCTTCTGCGACCGCTACACCAACCTCCGGGCGACCGTCCTCGACCTTCCCGAAGCGCTCGTCCACGCGGCTCCTCTGTTGAACGACGCAGCGCCCGATGCCGGCGTGCGCGCCCGCATAACGCACCGCGCGGGCGACGCGCTCGCGGACGACCTCGGCGTCGAGGCGTGGGACGTCGTCTTCGTCGGCCAACTCGTGCACCACTTCGGCGAGGACGCCGGGCGCAGCCTGGTGCGGCGCATCGCCCGCGCGCTCCGGCCCGGCGGCGTGCTCATCGTGCAGGAGGTGATGCGCGACCCAGCAGCGGACGACCAGCTTGGTACGCTCGCGGGACTCTACTTCGCCCTGACGAGCGCCGCGGGCACGCGGACGTTCGAGGAGATCGCCGGGTGGCAGCGCGAGGCGGGCCTGGCTCCGCAGCGGTCCGTGCGGTTTCGGACGCTCCCCGGAGTCGGTCAGCAGAACGCGGTGAAACAGAGGACAAAGGACAGAGGACAAAGGACAGCGGACGGAGGACAGAAAGGTAGGCGCGGAGCGCGAGAGCCTCGGTAACTTGGACGTCTTTTCTTGACTCTCCCCACTCTCCCCACTCTCCCCACTCTCCCCACTCTCCCCACTCTCCCCACTCTCCCCACTCTCCCCACTCTCCCCACTATGCCTGCCCTCAACCGTCTCCTCCTGCTCAGCAACTCGCGCAACGCCGGGCAGGGGTACCTCGAACACGCCCGCGACGCGTTCCGCGACTTCCTCGGGACCGAGGTCTCCCGCGTCCTCTTCATCCCCTACGCCGGCATCCGCATCTCGCACGACGACTACGCCGCTAGCGCGCGCGCGGCGTTCGAGGCTGCCGGCTACGGGCTCGACGCGGTCCACGACGCCGAGGACGCCGGCCGCGCCGTGGACGAGGCCGAGGCGATTGCCGTCGGCGGGGGCAACACGTTCCACCTCCTCAAGACGATGGCGGAGCAGGGCTTGCTGCCGCGCATCCGCGCCCGCGTCGAGGCCGGCATGCCCTACATCGGCTGGAGCGCCGGGGCGAACGTCGCCTGCCCGACGATCTGCACGACGAACGACATGCCGATCTCCGAGCCGCCGAGCTTCGAGGCTCTGGGCCTCATCCCGTTTCAGATTAACCCGCACTACACCGACGCCCACCCGCCGGGCCACCAGGGCGAGACCCGCTCCGACCGCATCGCCGAATTCTGCACGGTGAACCCGGCGGTGCCCGTGGCGGGCCTACCGGAAGGGACATGGGTCCGCGTCGAGGGCGACCGGCTCTCGTACGTCGGCCACGCACCCGCCCGCGTATTTCGAGGCACGGAGGCCCCGGTAGACGTGGAGCCGGGCGATGGCCTTCAGTTTCTGATGGACGGGGGACGGTGAGACGGTGGACAGAGGACGGTGGACAGAGGACGGTGGACAGAGGACGGTGGACAGAGGACGGTGGGCGCGTTGCGCGGAGGTCTCGGTAGCTTTGGCGGTTTTACTTTGCTCATCCGCTCATCCGCTCATCCTGCCAAACCGAATCGGGCCGTGCGCGTAGCATCTCTTTCTCCTCTCCCCCTCTTCTGCTGACATGGACGCTGCGCCCGACCGCCCTCTCTTTGGCCTAGCCCTCGGCGGCGGCGGTGCGCGCGGGTTCGCGCACGTCGGCGTGCTGAAGGTGCTCGCGCGCGAGGGGATCCAGGCCGACGTGATCGCCGGGACCTCGATGGGCGGGCTGATCGGCGCGGCCTACGCCTCGGGCTCGCCGGTGGAACTGATCGAGCGCGAGGTACTGGGCCTCGCGCAGCGGAGCCGCCTCCTCCGCCTCGCCGACCGCATCCCCTCGCTCCAGGCGCTCCTCTCCGGCAAGCGCCTCGAGACCTACCTCGCTGAGGTGATGGGCGCGGACAGCACCTTTGCCGACCTCCGGCGCCCCCTGTCGCTCGTCACCTCGGACCTCGTCACGGGGCGCGAGGTGGTGCTCACGCGTGGCCCGCTCGTGCCGGCGATGCGGGCCACGATGTCGCTCCCCGGCATCTTCGCGCCTGTCGAGATGGGCCGCTACCGCCTCGTCGACGGCGGCATCCTGAACAACGTCCCCGCCGACCGCACCCGTGACCTCGGAGCCGACGTGGTGATGGCAGTGGACGTGCTCCCTCACTTTCCGGCCAACCAACTCGGCGAGGCTCCACGCGTCGAAGCCCTCGAGCTTCCGCTTGTGCCGCCGGGGGTCCGCGATGTGTGGGAGGCTGGGTTCGTGACCATCTCCGCACTGACGGCGCGCAACCTGGAGCAGGCGCGCCCAGACCTCATCGTCCGTCCCGCCCTTCCGGCCGACGTGAATGTGCTCTTCGGGTTCACCCGGGCCGACGAGCTCATCGCCGCCGGCGAGCGGGCGATGCGGGCAGCGCTCCCGAGGCTGCGCGAGGCGCTCCGTCCCGCCGGCGTCCCCGCGCCCCGCGCCCTCTAACCGAACCCCCTCCTCCGCTCTCAGTCTGGTTCATTGCGTTTCCTCCTCATCCTGTGCTCTGCCGTCGCACTCGCAGCCTGCGGCGACCTCGGTTCCGGCAGTGCCGGTCTGCCTCCCCCCGTCGACCGCGACCTCGACGCTATTGCTGAGCGCGACACGCTCGTAGCGCTGACGACCTACAACTCGACCTCGTACTTCCTCTACCGGGGCGAGCCGCTCGGGTACGAGTACGGCCTACTCAGGCGCTTCGCCGAGAGCCAA
Protein-coding regions in this window:
- a CDS encoding FG-GAP-like repeat-containing protein; this encodes MTRHLLLLALCLPVAALAQPLRVLSTSPTPQALTADADTPIEVTFDQALDAATVTAASFRVFGRWSGPAVGTLAVEGPTVRFVPDAPFFAGEWVTVSVSRAVETAGGTPLEGYAYSFWIRTAPASMNLSEAGQLSTRLPREPRIQSYGAYGGDLDGDGWSDLAIPNEQSNDLRVFLNDGAGGYDGFVIHPLPNSSVPSTNEGGDFNGDGLTDLAVGNIGNDQVSVMIGDGEGGFSEGTGFEADSGVRGLCVLDLDGDGRDDLVTANRSAGTVTVLRGLGDGTFEDPVFVETGTDGETACAAADANGDGFTDVFIGAFGSGEITTLLSDGEGGLSVGSQVQTGTDPWMLAVGDLNGDGHVDVVSSAAAFSSPYNVVALLGDGAGGLGAPDRYRFGRFSVAIDLGDVDGDGDLDMVSSNFSSRDFDLFENLGDGSFAEPVSYAVSSTGAGSCAVFHDRDNDGDLDMTGIDELDDILYFYENPGTTDAEAGPDAAFDLSLYPNPTGDQAALDLALPVSGAVTVRVLDALGRIVFARDAGVLGAGPHTLRVPTRGLVSGTYLVLVETAAGTVSRRLTLTR
- a CDS encoding patatin-like phospholipase family protein codes for the protein MDAAPDRPLFGLALGGGGARGFAHVGVLKVLAREGIQADVIAGTSMGGLIGAAYASGSPVELIEREVLGLAQRSRLLRLADRIPSLQALLSGKRLETYLAEVMGADSTFADLRRPLSLVTSDLVTGREVVLTRGPLVPAMRATMSLPGIFAPVEMGRYRLVDGGILNNVPADRTRDLGADVVMAVDVLPHFPANQLGEAPRVEALELPLVPPGVRDVWEAGFVTISALTARNLEQARPDLIVRPALPADVNVLFGFTRADELIAAGERAMRAALPRLREALRPAGVPAPRAL
- a CDS encoding methyltransferase translates to MRLGLRPDSVPERAALALGLVPTPFLHTHPTLLLARALMAAVEHGLFESLADGPQPAPEVARACGTHPAATEALLDALVGAGYLERRGEGYALRPVARRWLLPESPCSLVDSIRFRALEWDWIARLDDFLVTGEPLDFHQAMSEEEWGLYQRGMLALARLAVPETVRRAPVPDGARTLLDLGGSHGAFASAFCDRYTNLRATVLDLPEALVHAAPLLNDAAPDAGVRARITHRAGDALADDLGVEAWDVVFVGQLVHHFGEDAGRSLVRRIARALRPGGVLIVQEVMRDPAADDQLGTLAGLYFALTSAAGTRTFEEIAGWQREAGLAPQRSVRFRTLPGVGQQNAVKQRTKDRGQRTADGGQKGRRGAREPR
- the pepE gene encoding dipeptidase PepE — protein: MPALNRLLLLSNSRNAGQGYLEHARDAFRDFLGTEVSRVLFIPYAGIRISHDDYAASARAAFEAAGYGLDAVHDAEDAGRAVDEAEAIAVGGGNTFHLLKTMAEQGLLPRIRARVEAGMPYIGWSAGANVACPTICTTNDMPISEPPSFEALGLIPFQINPHYTDAHPPGHQGETRSDRIAEFCTVNPAVPVAGLPEGTWVRVEGDRLSYVGHAPARVFRGTEAPVDVEPGDGLQFLMDGGR